In Synechococcus sp. KORDI-52, one genomic interval encodes:
- a CDS encoding peptidylprolyl isomerase, producing the protein MTKALMETEAGLIELELFEADAPNTVANFVKLAKDGFYDGLAFHRVIPGFMAQGGCPNSREGARGMAGTGGPGYQIDCEINQQKHQAGTLAMAHAGRNTGGSQFYICHEAQPHLDGVHTVFGHTGNMDVVLKLANGSKINKVSIQDG; encoded by the coding sequence ATGACCAAGGCCTTGATGGAAACTGAAGCAGGCCTGATCGAGCTCGAGCTGTTCGAAGCCGATGCGCCGAACACTGTTGCCAACTTCGTGAAGCTGGCCAAGGACGGCTTCTATGACGGACTTGCCTTTCATCGCGTCATCCCCGGCTTCATGGCCCAGGGGGGATGCCCCAACAGCCGTGAAGGCGCCCGCGGCATGGCTGGAACCGGCGGTCCCGGCTACCAGATCGATTGCGAGATCAACCAGCAGAAACACCAGGCCGGCACCCTGGCCATGGCCCATGCCGGTCGCAACACCGGCGGCTCGCAGTTCTACATCTGCCATGAGGCTCAGCCCCACCTGGATGGCGTGCACACCGTTTTCGGTCACACCGGCAACATGGACGTGGTGCTGAAGCTGGCCAACGGCTCCAAGATCAACAAGGTGTCGATTCAGGACGGCTGA
- the mtnP gene encoding S-methyl-5'-thioadenosine phosphorylase produces MVARAKLECKETPTMLNLSQARVGVIGGSGLYTIPGLRQVEERTVDTPFGAPSDHLRLGELEGVETVFLARHGRHHHLLPSEIPYRANIWAMRSLGVRWLISLSAVGSLQGHLHPRDMVVPDQFIDRTRDRPASFFGNGCVAHVSLADPFCPRLSALLADAAEQNLPEGQRLHRGGTYLCMEGPAFSTRAESRLYRSWDCSVIGMTNHTEARLAREAEVAYASLSMVTDFDCWHEDHEAVSVDMLIGNLQANASATEPILSGLMQRLSQDPPSSPAHTALADALITPKDQVPAQTRSNLDLFTAPYWGPFDHASSS; encoded by the coding sequence ATGGTGGCGCGAGCAAAATTGGAGTGTAAAGAGACGCCGACCATGCTCAACCTCTCTCAAGCCCGCGTCGGTGTGATCGGCGGCAGCGGCCTCTATACGATCCCCGGCTTACGCCAGGTTGAGGAACGTACGGTCGACACACCCTTCGGGGCACCATCCGATCATCTGCGACTGGGAGAGCTCGAAGGGGTTGAGACCGTCTTCCTGGCTCGCCACGGCCGCCATCACCATCTGCTTCCCAGTGAAATTCCTTACCGGGCCAACATCTGGGCCATGCGGTCGCTGGGGGTGCGCTGGTTGATCTCGCTTTCAGCAGTGGGGTCGTTGCAGGGCCATCTGCACCCGCGCGACATGGTCGTGCCCGATCAGTTCATCGACCGCACCCGTGATCGGCCGGCCAGTTTCTTTGGAAACGGCTGTGTGGCCCATGTCAGCCTTGCGGACCCCTTCTGCCCCAGGTTGAGTGCCCTTCTGGCCGATGCCGCGGAGCAGAATTTGCCTGAGGGTCAACGACTTCACCGCGGTGGCACTTATCTCTGCATGGAGGGTCCAGCCTTCTCCACCCGGGCCGAAAGCAGGCTTTACCGCTCCTGGGACTGTTCGGTGATCGGGATGACGAACCACACCGAGGCTCGCCTGGCCCGGGAAGCCGAAGTGGCCTATGCCTCCCTGAGCATGGTGACGGACTTCGACTGCTGGCACGAGGATCACGAGGCCGTCTCCGTGGACATGCTGATCGGAAACCTTCAGGCCAATGCCTCAGCCACAGAACCGATCCTGAGTGGATTGATGCAGCGGCTCAGCCAGGACCCTCCCTCCTCGCCGGCCCATACAGCCCTAGCCGATGCCTTGATTACCCCCAAAGATCAAGTCCCGGCGCAGACCCGGTCCAACCTGGATTTGTTCACCGCTCCCTATTGGGGCCCCTTCGATCACGCCTCGTCCAGCTGA
- the ribBA gene encoding bifunctional 3,4-dihydroxy-2-butanone-4-phosphate synthase/GTP cyclohydrolase II, translated as MAFDAISDALAAIRNGECVVVVDDEQRENEGDLICAAQFATPEAINFMATEARGLICLAMEGQRLDELDLPLMVDRNTDANETAFTVSIDAGIEHGVTTGISAEDRAATIQVALNPATRPAELRRPGHIFPLRARAGGVLKRAGHTEAAVDLAQLAGLSPSGVICEIQNSDGSMARLPELRSYADRWGLKLISIADLIRYRLENERFVRRMAQAQMPSRFGSFQAVGYRNELDGSEHVALIKGEPNSLSEPVLVRMHSECLTGDAFGSLRCDCRPQLEAALRQIEAEGEGVVVYLRQEGRGIGLINKLKAYSLQEAGLDTVEANERLGFPADLRNYGVGAQILSDLGIHRLRLLTNNPRKIAGLGGYGLQVEERVPLVMDPGAHNAGYLETKRQKLGHLFESENPCMVLALAVNVGPEHWSTVRLQVEAIAHSSGFSLEPLHEPRLLALWDRPQFVWKLSPDTTDASAVIRRIASMAATERVGLMRVPTERMALHPPQTLERVERQLKDLLNSSNDGLLENGPSLLHWTRS; from the coding sequence ATCGCGTTTGATGCCATCAGCGACGCCCTTGCGGCGATCCGCAATGGGGAGTGCGTTGTCGTGGTGGACGACGAACAACGGGAGAACGAAGGCGATCTGATCTGCGCGGCCCAGTTCGCCACACCGGAAGCGATCAATTTCATGGCGACCGAGGCACGGGGCCTGATCTGTCTCGCCATGGAGGGGCAGCGGCTGGACGAACTGGATCTGCCGCTGATGGTGGACCGCAACACCGATGCCAATGAAACGGCCTTCACCGTGAGCATTGATGCCGGCATTGAGCATGGGGTGACCACCGGCATCTCAGCCGAGGACCGCGCCGCCACGATTCAGGTGGCCCTCAATCCAGCCACTCGGCCGGCTGAACTGCGCCGCCCCGGGCACATCTTTCCCCTGCGCGCCCGCGCCGGCGGCGTGCTCAAACGGGCTGGTCATACCGAAGCCGCCGTGGATCTCGCTCAGCTGGCGGGCCTCAGCCCTTCTGGGGTGATCTGTGAAATCCAGAACAGCGATGGCTCCATGGCCCGGTTACCGGAACTGCGCAGCTACGCCGATCGCTGGGGTCTGAAGCTGATCAGCATTGCCGACCTGATCCGCTACCGGCTGGAGAACGAGCGCTTCGTTCGCCGCATGGCCCAGGCCCAGATGCCCAGCCGCTTCGGCAGCTTTCAAGCGGTGGGCTACCGCAATGAGCTGGATGGCTCCGAACACGTTGCCCTGATCAAGGGTGAGCCCAATTCCCTGAGCGAACCCGTCTTGGTGCGCATGCATTCCGAATGCCTCACGGGCGATGCCTTCGGCTCACTGCGCTGCGACTGCCGGCCCCAACTCGAGGCTGCCCTACGCCAGATCGAGGCGGAAGGCGAGGGTGTGGTCGTCTACCTGCGCCAGGAAGGTCGGGGCATCGGCCTGATCAACAAATTGAAGGCCTACAGCCTCCAGGAAGCGGGGCTCGACACCGTTGAAGCCAATGAGCGGCTCGGCTTCCCGGCTGATCTGCGCAACTACGGCGTCGGCGCTCAGATCCTCTCCGACCTGGGCATCCACCGGCTGCGGCTGCTGACGAACAACCCCCGCAAAATCGCCGGCCTCGGTGGCTACGGCCTGCAGGTGGAGGAGCGGGTGCCACTGGTGATGGACCCCGGCGCCCATAACGCCGGTTATCTGGAGACCAAGCGACAAAAGCTCGGCCATCTGTTCGAATCAGAAAATCCATGCATGGTTCTTGCTTTGGCCGTGAACGTCGGGCCGGAACACTGGTCAACCGTGAGGTTGCAGGTGGAAGCCATCGCGCACTCAAGTGGATTCAGTCTTGAGCCGCTGCACGAACCACGCTTGTTGGCACTCTGGGACCGGCCGCAGTTCGTTTGGAAGCTATCCCCTGATACGACTGACGCCTCAGCCGTGATCCGCCGTATTGCTTCCATGGCGGCCACAGAACGCGTGGGTTTGATGCGGGTGCCTACCGAACGGATGGCCTTGCATCCTCCCCAGACCCTGGAGCGGGTGGAACGTCAGCTCAAGGATCTGTTGAACAGCAGCAATGACGGACTTCTGGAAAACGGCCCGTCACTGCTGCACTGGACCCGGAGCTGA
- the pstC gene encoding phosphate ABC transporter permease subunit PstC, which translates to MSAPDSRYLLRSRPLAEKLVDISFRNLSIAMASVVAIVLLAILIVVFQGSLESMARYGWKFLITSDWNPVDDQYGAGAAIYGTLITSLLALMVAVPLGIGTAIFITENIIPKRIRDVIGLMVELLAAIPSVVLGLWAIFVMEPFIRPGLELLYQLFNWFPLFSTPPMGPGTIPAVLILVVMILPIITAISRDCLNQVPPQLRQAAYGVGTTRWGAIVNVILPAAISGIIGGVMLALGRAMGETMAVTMIIGNSNNFSVSLLAPGNTIAAMLANQFGEADGSQVSSLMYAAFVLIVLTLCVNIFAQWIVKRLSLKY; encoded by the coding sequence ATGTCCGCCCCGGACAGTCGATACCTGCTCCGAAGCCGTCCACTGGCAGAAAAGTTGGTGGACATCAGTTTCAGAAATCTTTCCATCGCCATGGCCTCCGTGGTGGCGATTGTTCTCCTCGCAATCCTGATTGTTGTCTTCCAGGGGAGCCTGGAGTCCATGGCCCGCTACGGCTGGAAGTTTCTGATCACCTCGGACTGGAATCCGGTGGATGATCAGTACGGGGCCGGGGCCGCGATCTACGGCACCCTGATCACATCACTGCTCGCGTTGATGGTCGCGGTGCCGCTAGGGATCGGGACAGCCATCTTCATCACTGAAAACATCATCCCCAAGCGAATCCGGGACGTGATCGGCCTGATGGTGGAGCTGCTGGCAGCGATCCCATCAGTGGTGCTTGGCCTCTGGGCCATTTTTGTGATGGAACCGTTCATCCGTCCGGGACTGGAGCTTCTTTATCAACTGTTCAATTGGTTCCCGCTGTTCAGCACACCTCCGATGGGTCCTGGCACCATCCCTGCGGTGTTGATTTTGGTGGTGATGATCCTGCCGATCATCACAGCGATCTCCCGCGATTGCCTGAATCAGGTTCCACCACAACTTCGTCAGGCGGCCTATGGGGTGGGCACAACGCGCTGGGGCGCCATCGTCAATGTGATCCTTCCTGCAGCGATTTCCGGGATCATTGGTGGTGTGATGCTGGCCTTGGGCCGGGCCATGGGCGAGACCATGGCGGTCACGATGATCATCGGCAATTCCAATAATTTCAGTGTTTCGCTGCTGGCACCCGGCAACACCATCGCGGCGATGTTGGCCAATCAGTTTGGCGAGGCGGACGGCTCCCAGGTGTCATCACTGATGTACGCAGCATTCGTCCTGATTGTTCT
- the argC gene encoding N-acetyl-gamma-glutamyl-phosphate reductase codes for MATVKGGRVAVIGASGYGGLQTIRLLQGHPGLSVSFLGGERSAGQRWSSVCSFLPLPDDPTVESADPDRIAACSDFAVLSLPNGLACQLAPQLLERGVRVVDLSADFRYRSLDQWLQVYAKEAGSLNRQDAELCRSAVYGLPEWNGPAIADATLVAAPGCFPTASLLPLLPFLKQGLIETSGIIIDAKTGTSGGGRVPKEAMLLAEASESIAPYGVIGHRHTSEIEQMAMEVAGQDVQLQFTPHLVPMVRGLLSTVYARLRDPGLTAEDCTTVLDAIYRHHPCVAVLPVGTYPATKWARHTNRALLSVQVDTRTGQLVLMSAIDNLIKGQAGQGVQCLNLMAGLAPETGLPLQSFYP; via the coding sequence ATGGCAACGGTGAAGGGCGGACGGGTTGCAGTCATCGGGGCCTCCGGTTACGGCGGCTTGCAGACCATCCGTTTGCTTCAGGGTCACCCCGGTCTGTCTGTGAGTTTTCTCGGCGGTGAACGCAGTGCTGGTCAACGCTGGAGCTCCGTCTGCTCCTTTCTGCCTCTTCCGGATGACCCAACGGTGGAATCGGCGGATCCGGATCGGATTGCGGCCTGTTCCGATTTCGCTGTTCTGAGCCTCCCCAACGGCCTGGCCTGTCAGTTGGCACCGCAGCTGTTGGAGCGGGGTGTGCGGGTGGTGGATCTCTCCGCCGACTTCCGTTACCGCTCCCTGGACCAGTGGTTGCAGGTCTATGCCAAGGAAGCCGGCTCCCTCAACCGTCAGGACGCTGAGCTCTGCAGAAGTGCCGTCTACGGCCTGCCGGAATGGAACGGCCCCGCCATCGCTGACGCGACCCTCGTTGCAGCTCCAGGTTGCTTCCCCACCGCCAGCCTGCTGCCCCTGCTGCCGTTCCTCAAACAGGGGCTGATCGAGACCAGCGGCATCATCATCGATGCCAAGACGGGCACCTCTGGCGGTGGGCGGGTGCCGAAGGAGGCGATGCTGCTGGCGGAGGCCTCGGAATCCATCGCGCCCTATGGCGTGATCGGTCATCGCCACACCTCTGAGATCGAACAGATGGCGATGGAGGTGGCTGGCCAGGACGTGCAGCTTCAGTTCACGCCGCACCTCGTGCCGATGGTGCGTGGTCTGCTGTCCACGGTGTATGCCCGCCTGCGTGATCCCGGTCTCACCGCCGAGGATTGCACCACGGTTCTTGATGCGATCTACCGTCACCACCCCTGCGTTGCAGTTCTGCCGGTGGGCACCTATCCCGCCACCAAGTGGGCGCGCCACACGAACCGTGCCCTGCTGTCGGTTCAGGTGGACACCCGCACCGGCCAGCTGGTGTTGATGAGTGCCATCGACAACCTGATCAAGGGTCAGGCGGGGCAAGGCGTGCAGTGCCTCAACCTGATGGCGGGCCTTGCCCCCGAGACGGGACTGCCGTTGCAGTCGTTCTATCCCTGA
- the murQ gene encoding N-acetylmuramic acid 6-phosphate etherase, which produces MAVFDPDLQPSSDRGHLLTEQSNQRSSHLDQLDTLALVELFADEDRRPQEAVAAAAPALAQAVDAVAERLRAGGRLFYLGAGTSGRLGVLDAAECPPTFCSDPQQVQGVLAGGSAALLRSSEGLEDIEAAGRSDLEDRGFCAKDCLVGIAAGGTTPYVRGGLAFAKGMGALAIAMACVPRDQAPLPCDIDIRLLTGPELLTGSTRMKAGTATKLALNTLSTAVMVKLGKVYGNRMVDVAASNSKLVDRSLRILRDLAGVKREQGLTLLKEAGGSVKLALLMAAAALSVDQAEALLQQHNQQLRPALVACGAQLDEA; this is translated from the coding sequence ATGGCCGTGTTTGACCCTGATCTGCAGCCCTCCAGCGACCGCGGCCACCTGCTCACCGAGCAGAGCAACCAGCGCAGTTCACACCTGGATCAACTCGACACACTCGCCCTGGTCGAGTTGTTCGCGGACGAGGATCGCCGCCCCCAGGAAGCGGTCGCCGCGGCGGCCCCGGCCCTGGCCCAGGCGGTTGATGCCGTGGCCGAGCGTCTTCGTGCCGGTGGTCGCCTCTTCTATCTAGGTGCTGGCACCTCCGGTCGGCTGGGGGTGCTGGACGCCGCGGAATGTCCGCCCACCTTCTGCAGTGATCCCCAGCAGGTGCAGGGGGTTCTTGCCGGTGGTTCCGCCGCGCTGCTGCGCAGCTCCGAAGGGCTTGAGGACATTGAGGCCGCCGGTCGCTCGGATCTCGAGGATCGGGGCTTCTGCGCCAAGGACTGCCTGGTGGGCATCGCTGCCGGCGGCACCACCCCCTACGTGCGCGGTGGCTTGGCTTTTGCGAAAGGCATGGGTGCTCTGGCCATTGCCATGGCCTGTGTTCCGAGGGACCAGGCACCTCTTCCCTGCGACATCGACATCCGCCTGCTCACGGGCCCTGAGCTGCTGACGGGATCCACCCGGATGAAGGCCGGAACCGCCACAAAACTGGCGTTGAACACCCTCTCCACCGCTGTGATGGTGAAGCTGGGCAAGGTCTATGGCAATCGGATGGTGGATGTGGCCGCCAGCAACAGCAAGCTGGTGGACCGTTCATTGCGGATTCTTCGTGATCTGGCTGGTGTGAAGCGAGAGCAGGGATTGACGCTGCTGAAGGAGGCTGGTGGATCGGTGAAACTCGCCCTGTTGATGGCAGCTGCCGCGTTGTCGGTGGATCAGGCCGAAGCCCTTCTTCAGCAGCACAACCAACAGCTCCGGCCTGCCTTGGTCGCCTGCGGCGCTCAGCTGGACGAGGCGTGA
- a CDS encoding DUF1257 domain-containing protein has translation MSHLSILPTVFTDLERLVQALSDEGFTVERSTELQGFADDSHAVDLLAFQGSAMPLGWTQQEDGTIVMHGDIQRISRQPGLEQRLQRVTRRYALLHAMDQVRLGGVGSAELTLQTR, from the coding sequence ATGTCCCATCTCTCCATCCTGCCGACTGTCTTCACCGACCTCGAGCGTCTGGTTCAGGCCCTTTCTGATGAGGGCTTCACGGTGGAGCGATCGACCGAATTGCAGGGATTCGCGGACGACTCCCATGCTGTGGATCTGCTCGCGTTTCAGGGCTCAGCCATGCCCTTGGGCTGGACGCAGCAGGAGGACGGCACGATCGTGATGCATGGCGACATCCAACGGATCAGCCGCCAGCCGGGGCTTGAACAGCGCTTGCAGCGGGTGACCCGTCGCTATGCCCTGCTCCATGCCATGGACCAGGTGCGCCTCGGTGGCGTGGGTTCCGCCGAGCTGACCCTGCAGACCCGCTGA
- the dnaK gene encoding molecular chaperone DnaK: MGRIVGIDLGTTNSVVAVLEAGRPHVIANAEGGRTTPSVVGYTKDQELLVGQLARRQLVLSPRNTFSNLKRFVGRDWDELEDSSLSVPYTVRANDQGQVRVPCPVTEREYAPEELVASIIRKLVDDASTYLGEPVEAAVVTVPAYFNDAQRQATRDAGRLAGISVERILNEPTAAALAYGFDRSAVKRVLVFDLGGGTFDVSLLRIANGVFDVKATNGDTQLGGNDFDQRIVNWLADAFEEEHKVDLRRDRQALQRLTEAAEKAKQELSGVLSTPISLPFIATGSDGPLHIETRLDRATFEGLCPDLLDRLLSPVQAALRDSGWSADDIDDVVLVGGATRMPMVQQLVRTLVPIDPCQSVNPDEVVAIGAAVQAGILTGELRDLLLNDVTPLSLGLETIGGLMKVLIPRNTPIPVRQSDVFSTSEANQSSVEIHVWQGERQMATDNKSLGRFRLSGIPPAPRGVPQVQVAFDIDANGLLQVSATDRTTGRKQSVSIQGGSNLNEEDVTALLAEAEARADEDRRKRNQIERRNRAQTLLAQAERRLRDASLELGPYGAERQQRAVEMAMRDVQDCLANDDLQELDLCVSGLEEALFGLNRRLSAERQADGSPLQGIRNTLGSLKDELFADDWDDDPWGPPSRPGERGRGLSRRDPAAWDDDFYR; encoded by the coding sequence ATGGGGCGGATCGTCGGAATCGATCTGGGGACCACCAATTCGGTTGTCGCTGTGCTGGAGGCGGGACGCCCCCATGTGATCGCCAATGCCGAGGGCGGACGAACCACCCCATCTGTGGTGGGTTACACCAAGGATCAGGAACTGCTGGTGGGGCAGCTGGCCCGCCGTCAGCTCGTGCTCAGCCCCCGCAACACCTTCTCCAACCTGAAGCGGTTCGTCGGCCGTGACTGGGACGAACTGGAGGACAGCAGCCTCTCGGTTCCTTATACGGTGCGTGCCAACGATCAGGGGCAGGTTCGGGTGCCCTGCCCGGTGACTGAGCGGGAGTATGCGCCCGAAGAACTGGTTGCCAGCATCATCCGCAAGCTTGTCGACGATGCGTCCACCTACCTAGGTGAACCTGTGGAAGCGGCGGTGGTGACCGTGCCCGCCTACTTCAACGATGCCCAGCGTCAGGCCACCCGCGACGCTGGACGCCTGGCGGGCATCTCGGTGGAGCGCATTCTCAATGAACCCACCGCGGCTGCTCTGGCCTATGGCTTTGACCGCAGCGCCGTCAAACGGGTTTTGGTCTTCGACCTCGGTGGAGGCACCTTTGACGTGTCGCTGCTGCGCATTGCCAATGGAGTTTTTGACGTCAAGGCGACGAATGGCGACACGCAACTCGGCGGCAACGATTTCGATCAACGCATCGTCAACTGGCTGGCTGATGCCTTTGAAGAGGAGCACAAGGTTGATCTGCGGCGCGATCGGCAGGCCCTGCAGCGGTTGACGGAAGCGGCTGAAAAGGCCAAGCAGGAACTCTCCGGTGTGCTCAGCACCCCGATTTCACTTCCCTTCATCGCCACCGGCAGCGATGGTCCGCTGCACATCGAAACCCGCCTGGACCGTGCCACCTTCGAAGGGCTCTGCCCTGATCTGCTGGATCGTTTGCTGAGTCCCGTCCAGGCCGCCCTGCGCGACTCCGGCTGGTCGGCCGACGACATCGATGACGTCGTGCTGGTGGGTGGTGCCACGCGGATGCCGATGGTTCAACAACTGGTGCGCACCCTGGTGCCGATCGATCCCTGCCAGTCGGTGAACCCTGATGAGGTGGTGGCGATCGGTGCTGCGGTGCAGGCCGGAATTCTCACCGGTGAACTCAGGGATCTGCTGCTCAACGACGTCACCCCCCTGTCGCTTGGCCTTGAGACGATCGGTGGACTGATGAAGGTGTTGATTCCCCGCAACACGCCGATCCCCGTGCGTCAGTCCGATGTATTCAGCACTTCGGAAGCCAATCAGTCGTCCGTGGAAATCCACGTCTGGCAAGGGGAGCGCCAGATGGCGACGGACAACAAATCCCTCGGTCGTTTTCGGCTATCCGGGATTCCGCCTGCCCCGCGGGGGGTTCCCCAGGTGCAGGTGGCCTTCGACATCGATGCCAATGGCCTGCTCCAGGTCAGTGCCACCGACCGCACCACCGGCCGCAAGCAGTCGGTGTCGATTCAGGGTGGCTCGAATCTCAATGAAGAGGATGTGACCGCTCTGCTGGCGGAAGCAGAAGCGAGGGCTGATGAGGACAGGCGCAAACGCAATCAGATCGAGCGCCGCAACCGGGCTCAGACCTTGCTTGCCCAGGCGGAGCGGCGGCTGCGCGATGCCTCTCTCGAGCTGGGGCCCTATGGGGCAGAACGGCAGCAACGGGCCGTTGAAATGGCCATGCGTGACGTTCAGGACTGCCTCGCCAACGACGACCTTCAGGAGCTTGATCTTTGTGTGAGCGGTCTCGAGGAGGCGTTGTTCGGGCTGAACCGTCGTCTGTCGGCAGAACGTCAGGCTGATGGCAGCCCGCTTCAGGGGATCCGCAACACACTCGGCTCCCTCAAGGATGAGCTGTTTGCCGATGACTGGGACGACGATCCCTGGGGGCCCCCCAGCCGACCGGGTGAACGTGGCCGTGGTCTGAGCCGGCGTGACCCTGCAGCTTGGGACGATGACTTCTACCGCTAA
- a CDS encoding DnaJ domain-containing protein — MTSTAKPDYWSLLGVDSDCTDQQLKRAFRREARRWHPDLNSNDPVAEERFKLVNEAYAVLSDPRRREAWQRGGGSRTDVVDPFAHGFPDFDDYLDVIFGGGTAPSSAEVEDEPDQPFRGDDASRENRGHEPPVSAPPPPPPVRAVEDLESVVHLSPDQALQGTVVELTLDDGTVIELNTPPLAGDGWRLRLEGVAPGGRDHFLQLRVVTDDGLRIDGLRVLYKLMLFPPDAALGCAVDVPTLDGPVTLQVPPGSSSGRLLRLRGRGLQLDDERGDQLVEIVVVIPSDLGDAERALYRRLQELASESEQGG, encoded by the coding sequence ATGACTTCTACCGCTAAGCCTGATTACTGGTCTCTGCTGGGGGTCGATTCCGACTGCACGGATCAGCAACTGAAACGGGCGTTTCGCCGGGAGGCACGCCGTTGGCACCCCGATCTCAACAGCAATGATCCTGTTGCTGAAGAGCGCTTCAAGTTGGTCAATGAGGCTTATGCGGTGCTCAGTGATCCCCGCCGGCGTGAGGCGTGGCAGCGGGGAGGTGGATCCCGTACGGATGTTGTCGATCCCTTTGCCCATGGCTTCCCTGATTTTGATGACTACCTCGATGTCATTTTCGGCGGCGGAACAGCTCCTTCCTCAGCTGAGGTTGAGGACGAGCCTGATCAACCCTTCCGGGGTGATGACGCCAGCCGTGAAAACAGAGGTCATGAACCTCCGGTTTCGGCACCGCCGCCGCCGCCGCCTGTGCGTGCTGTAGAAGATCTCGAGTCGGTGGTTCATCTCAGCCCGGATCAGGCTCTCCAGGGAACCGTGGTGGAACTGACGCTCGATGACGGCACGGTGATCGAGCTGAACACGCCTCCGTTAGCAGGAGATGGATGGCGTCTGCGGCTTGAGGGCGTTGCCCCCGGTGGCCGGGATCATTTCCTGCAGCTCCGGGTCGTGACCGACGACGGGCTCCGGATCGACGGCCTGCGGGTTCTCTACAAGCTGATGCTGTTCCCACCGGATGCAGCCCTAGGCTGCGCTGTGGATGTGCCGACACTGGACGGCCCTGTGACACTGCAGGTTCCTCCAGGTTCATCCAGTGGACGTTTGCTGCGGCTGCGGGGGCGCGGGCTGCAGCTGGATGACGAGCGGGGCGACCAGTTGGTGGAGATCGTTGTGGTGATTCCCTCGGATCTGGGTGATGCGGAACGGGCCCTCTACAGGCGTCTTCAGGAACTGGCGAGCGAATCCGAGCAGGGTGGTTGA
- a CDS encoding DUF3110 domain-containing protein has product MRVHVLLFDAGTDSEGIHSLEIAGRTVVLLFENPDDAERYAGLLEAQDFPVPTVEALDREDVDLFCREAGYEARLIESGFVPSNDEERLFMAPPQSNRDVSNWKEDAMPEDANADVLASEPARQGLETEPESNPELDELRRRLEGLL; this is encoded by the coding sequence ATGCGCGTCCACGTCCTGCTCTTTGATGCCGGTACGGATAGCGAAGGCATCCACTCGCTTGAAATCGCCGGACGAACCGTGGTTCTGTTGTTTGAGAATCCCGACGATGCCGAGCGTTATGCCGGCCTTCTGGAGGCCCAGGACTTTCCGGTTCCAACGGTGGAGGCCCTTGATCGGGAAGACGTTGATCTGTTCTGCCGTGAGGCCGGCTATGAGGCCCGGCTGATTGAGTCGGGCTTTGTGCCCAGCAATGACGAGGAGCGACTGTTCATGGCGCCGCCTCAGAGCAACCGCGATGTGAGCAACTGGAAGGAGGACGCCATGCCTGAGGATGCAAACGCGGATGTACTGGCCTCTGAGCCGGCGCGCCAGGGACTGGAGACCGAACCGGAATCCAATCCTGAACTGGACGAACTGCGGCGCCGCTTGGAGGGTCTGCTCTGA
- the purN gene encoding phosphoribosylglycinamide formyltransferase, which translates to MASGSGSNFEALAQAIQAGHLNARIRRLVVNNPSCGAQQRAERLGIPVSVLDHRLIQDRRELDGELVRLFQADQVELVVMAGWMRIVTDVLVSGYSNRLINIHPSLLPSFRGLDAIGQALQAGVKVTGCTVHIVTEELDAGPILAQAAVPVLDGDDHAKLSKRIQEQEHLLLPRALAELRPTWRQG; encoded by the coding sequence ATGGCATCCGGAAGCGGCAGCAACTTCGAGGCCTTGGCCCAGGCGATACAAGCCGGGCATCTCAACGCGCGGATCCGGCGGCTGGTGGTGAACAATCCGAGCTGTGGTGCCCAGCAACGGGCGGAGCGTCTCGGCATTCCCGTCTCGGTGCTCGACCATCGCCTGATCCAGGACCGACGCGAGCTGGACGGCGAACTGGTGCGCCTGTTTCAGGCCGACCAGGTGGAGCTAGTGGTGATGGCGGGGTGGATGCGGATCGTCACTGATGTGTTGGTCAGTGGCTACTCGAACCGCCTGATCAACATCCACCCTTCCTTGCTGCCCAGCTTCCGTGGTCTGGACGCCATCGGGCAGGCCCTGCAGGCCGGGGTGAAAGTCACCGGCTGCACGGTACACATCGTCACCGAAGAGCTGGATGCCGGCCCGATCCTGGCCCAGGCCGCCGTTCCCGTTCTTGATGGGGATGACCACGCCAAGCTCTCCAAACGGATTCAGGAGCAGGAACACCTGCTACTTCCCAGAGCACTGGCTGAGCTAAGGCCAACCTGGCGTCAGGGATAG